The DNA sequence GCTAACTTCAGATGTGCTGATAAAAATAATTTCTGACTGTAACCCACAGAACTGTCATCCCAACAGGTGAGAAATGTACAAATCAGACAGGTGGAAAAAGAGCTGAGAGATCAGAAGGTGGAGCACGAGCTGCTGTTGCAATGCTGCTGGGAGGTAAGGTGACACATGCGCCGCTGTTGCAGCCCCCAGATGTTCACCTGAAcattcctgcagctggagcaaGAGCGTGATGAGCTGCTGAGGACGCAGGCGGACACCATCCTGGAGTTGCAGCAGAAGATTGGActgaaggagcagctgctgcagaggaagatggaggcacTGACAGAAGCTGTGGAGAATAGAGAAGCACAGCTGTATGCCGTGCTCTCTGCCGCCAACCTGGACCCGACCACAGCCAGTGACACCACCAAGAAACTCCAGGTTCCATTTCTAGTTTGGCTAACTGTTCTTCCCACCAAAGACACAAACTTACAGGTTTTCCTGATTTTAGGACATTTTGGACTCTGGTGATGTCACCATTAAGgccctgcagatggagctgagTGCCAGCTGTGAGGACTAACACTTCCACAATAAAAGACCTTAAGAGTAACCTTaagatgtgtttgtttcttctcctccctcctgtctgagCTTAacattaaaaaggaagaaacaaTTTCTGTAGATGTTATAGCTTCTGTTGGGCTCTGACCTCCAGGTTACATCCTGCTCGTCCAACAATTGCAGCAGTGTGTTTCCTGATGGCTAGCTGCAGTAGAGCCCAGACAAATCCCTTTGAGcatatttatcattttcaaaaaaGACGCTAAACATTCTTAATCACAACCAGCAGATCAATCAAATCTAAATGTCACCATTAATAATAAAACTTTGCCAACATCCTGTTATGATCTGTGCCATGATAGTTCTAACCAGAGTTTAGTGATTTCATGTGCTAAAGGGCACCCCCAAAGCATCACACTGAGAAGAGACCCAGCAGATCTATTCAGAGTCAACCTTTATATACAAGCAGGTTATAAAATTACACTGACCTCCAATTTGTGTgctcacacacatatatacacacacacacacacacacacacttcctctctaTAGCTTCTGAAACAAGCAGCATTTACATAAAACCAGTCAGTAAATGACTGGAGACATACACCTCTGATGATCACAGAACAAATCTGGAGTAGATGATTGACACCTGGCAAATTTAGAATTTTCCATTGAAAAGTTTGGGACTGTTTGATGCGCTGATAAGGAGTGCTGGGTTTACTGGGGTACGAAGTCCATTTGTGGGATGGTTTGAGGTGTGATGGCTCGGTGCAGCTCTGTGGGTCCATTCAGGACTCAGCCGGTACCGTGGCTGCTGTTCTCAAACACGCCCTTCCTAAAGAACGGCGAGAACTCACACACATCCCATTTGgtgagctggaggccaccatcAGGTCTGAGAGGCGAGTCTGAGGATAACAGCATCACCTGGAACAGGTTCCTCAGGTACCGCTGGAAAATCATCACATTGGAGTTAGCTGTCAGTGTGTTTGCTGGATTTTACACAAGATTTTACCTCCAGGTGGTTTCGGCGCTCCGCAACCATCCGTTCATCTCTGTTTCCAAACAGTTTCTTTGGAGGAAATTCCAGAGCTGCCAGCTGAGGAGaaaagagcacaaacacaatcaTACAGAGAAGGTGGGCGCCCCCAGACGTGTATGGTCTCACCTCAGGATACTTCAGCTTCAGACTCCTGTGCATCTCTCTGAAGCGGCTGTAGCGCCTGAACACTGTCCAGGTGTCATTGTGAACTGTGATCTGAAGACAAGCAGATCAAAGAATCAAAGAGTGAAGGACTGATGAAGGGGAGCTTCGGACTGCTCTGCTCACCTTCACTTCAAACTCAAAATGCTCATCCTTCCCCTGCCCGCGGAGGAAATAACGAGGAACGCTGATTCTGACCGGCTCCCAAAGGGTGGCGCTCGTCCCCAGAGAACGAGATATCAGGTGCTGGAAAGGAAATGACAAGATGGGataagaggagggggaagagggagagaaaaaagtcaACTTGGAGAGAGCAGGGTGTGACAGAGGTGAAAGTGTGGCATTcaaataaaggagagaagaagagttcagcctttattttccttcattgTTTCCAAGTAAAcgtaaaaaacaaaatctacATGAATAAAATGacacacaacaaaaacagtAAAGAGGGACCAGAGAAATGATCCTTTATCCCACAACAAGAACACTTTCTAAAAACTCTTTTAAAGGTTTCAGTGTGAAAACCACCTCCTGGGGGCCATTAGACACACAGATGGTTGATCAAAGTCATGGCTTCTGATGTACAGCCCAACCCCCCCgtcccccgcacacacacaaacacacacacacaatctgtgAGCACTGATGCAGTTCCAAAGCCTGGAACTGGGGATGGGCCAGGACCAGACTAGAGCCGCGGGTGACTGGGTGAAAGATGCCATCTTCACAGAGGAGCGCCACGTGAGTCTCTGCCAGCAGGAGTGTCACATGTCGTTTGGGTCAAGACGGCTAGAGGTCACGAGAAAAGAAGTGGACGAATGTCTGCCAGCGAGGGTTTGTCTGCCAGCGAGGGTTTGTCTGCCAGCGAGGGTTTGTCAGGACCGTCTATGTTCTCGTGAACCATGTAGAGCAGATTGGCAGAACCCGCTTAACCCTGGAGGTGACGCGAAGGCCGAAGCCCAAGACAATGTCAGGGGTGTGTGACATCCAATCCATAGAGAGGAGCATCAGGTCATCTGATGGAAGAGGGTGACCTTCAGTCCCTTCAGGGAGAGTTCCAGGACAAAGTACTTTGAGTAGAACCCTGCAAAACTCCTGCATCAGCCCTTTGCTGTAGGTGAAAATGGCCAAAATGGCGTTGTCAAAGCAGCCCAGGAGACGAACGTGCTGCCCCGCCAGGCTGATCTGGACCTCCCTGAGCTCTCCCAGGTTAAAATGATCAACACTTAGCGCTTGAGAATACTCTTTACTGGAAAGCACCACCACGTCCTTCTCTGATAATAGCAGGCTTCTGGACAGGAACCTGACGACTGGCGGTTTTCAGCCAGAAGATTGCCAAGAGCTTGCCAAGGCTGAGCTGAGGAACCAGAGATTGAAGCTGCCGTAGAGGTCATTTGAGACAGGACCGGAGGCAGCTGGACCAGCTTCTGACAGAACACTTCAGGACGTGTGTTCCTGACAAACCACAAAGAACCTCCGGGTCACATGGAGATGCCTGGAAGATCTGGCACTCTAGAAACCCGAGGAACGTCGGGGACGTTGCCTTTGGACCGATCATTCAAGCCCTTGTTGTTGGGAAGTTCTGTCAGCTTTTGGGGCTGCAGTCGATGGAGCAGGGGCAGCTCCCTGCTCACCTGAGTGGCATACTGAAGGAATATGCCCTTCATGTCGACCACACTCACATTTTGGATGAGTTCCCGCATTCCCTGTAAGCATCTTCTGGCATCTTTGTACCCTCCAGAGAATTTTTGTATAGAATGCTGGAAATCGTAGTTCCTGGCATCTCTGCAGGTTTCAGACAGTCTTCCGGTGAAATAGCCCAAACCGAAGCTTGCGCTGGTCTCAGCTGGAACATCTGAAGGTTCTGtctgctgcaactgctgccCGGACCCacggagagaaggaggagcatgTTTTCTGATCACCTCTGAGTGAGAACCTCCTCCCTGCCCCATCTGGGGCCACAGCAGGCAGAATCTAGCCTTTCCTGTTCAGCTTCTTTCTGGTCTTCTTCAAGACATTTTCCGTTCTCCTCCATTAGCAGagcaacttttcttttcttctgcctgaaggtttctgtgctttttttctgcttctgcccAGTCAGATCTCTGAGAGGGTGAGACTGAACACCACCCACTGGTGCTCTATGGGCACAAGGGGGAGGAAGTCCAGGGTCTAGAAGGTGGTGAAGGCTCTGAATTGAAGTCCTTCATGTACCCCGAGAAGGTTCAGCATGCAGATTACAACAAGGGAACAACTGAGATCAGGAAAATTGCTCAGACATGCAAATTCAGAAGAAAGTTGAGGACCAGAGACCTTCTGTGATTGAAGATTAAACCTGATTCAATCTGAATAATCCCAGATTACACCTAACAATCATGTGACGATAGTAGTTCAGACCGGGTAACATGAAAGTCGCTGGAGAAACCAACATCTGCTGAAAGAGAAGCTTCTGCTCTTACCTCATATTTGTGTCTTCTTGGATTCAAGTTTAGTAATTTTTCCTCGtcctgaaaagacaaaaatgtgatttaaacaGTCAAATTTTAACAGTTTAAACTTATTAGGatgtgaaatatttatttttacacaagAGAACATCAGAAATAAAACTGCTCAGATGATCCTGATCCGACCACCTCTGTTCATCTAACCGAACCTCCTAGTTCTCCTGCAGCTTAACGAGCTGAATATCAGTTCTGCTCAAACATCTGATCACGTTGATCTGATCAAGAACTCCACCAGATCATCAATGCATAACCAGCCTCATTGCTGATTGTGTGATCAAGATTGTCTTAGTTAAACAGGTACAACAAATTTTGAGGTCAGAAGTTTTGATTCAGAATAGACTCAGAAACACCGACCACAGAACAGATGCTAAATCTACGATACAAGAAGGTTTGCGCTGAAGCAATGGATAGGTTCTTACCCCGAGTGATTGACAGGACATAGATGGATCCAAGGTGCTGCTGCAACCATTCATAAGATTGATGTTCCTCAGCCGCCGCTGGACTTCCTCTTCGATGTATGCCTTAATCCTGCTGAAGGAAACAGGATGAAGCTTCAGAGAGCAGAAGACCAAAGATCGGTGCTGAAGTACCTGTCATCTGACAGAGGGGGCAGCAGTGGACTGAGACTGTGGAGGTGGACTGGACTAATTTTCTCATCGGAACCACCAGAATGGCTCCTGGTCTCTTCACCTTCACTGATCCTACGCTTTAGCTTCTGGATCTCCTGCTCCACTCTGGAAATAAACAGCAGGTtttctggttatactgggacagagaggatacatGCACTGGTTTTACTGAGCCAGCAgactctgacctctgctggtcCAGCTCTGTGCTTGTCTTCAggtttctgcagctcctctgtcTCAACTCTTCATCTTCAGGCTCCAGGGAGATGCTGCGTCTCAGGGCCGAGTGCCTCCGCTCCAGCCGGGCCACTGCCTGTTCCATggcctctctctgctgcttctcctttgACTCCAGgatctccttctccttcctcctcactttCTCCTCTTGACGTGCCACATTGGCTGTAAACTCATAGgtctcctgaagctgctggagctgctgggcgcTGTGCCGGTGgagcttcagcttctcctcttggTCTTCCAGCTCTTTCTCTACCTGGTAGAGTGTGTTGTTCAGGCCTGGCGGGTTGCCACTATCCACGCCACCACTGCGCTCCAGTGTCTCCATGgctctctgcttctcctctgttAATGCAGGCAAGAGGCCCACAATGCGGCTCAGCTGACGCTCTTTGAACTGCAGCTTGTGCTCAGCCTGtttgagcagctgctcctccaggcagaGAGCAGCCACGCCCTGTGTCTCCTCGCGGTCCTGCTGCTGTCGTTCTCTAAGACTGCagttgaggagcagcagcgtgtTATGCTCCACGCCTGCCTCCTTCTCCAGGCgctccctctgctgcagcagctccatctccagCTGACCCAGCTCCTTCACCTGCGCCTCCTTAAAGTTGGAGTATCGATCCTGGGCACTTTTGGCCAACTTACTGCCATCCTGTGGACCAAGGCGTTCTCCGGCTTCTTTGGCACGGAGGAGTGCCTCTCTTATCTCAGCCAGGGCCTGGTGCTCCTCCTCTAGGCGGTGGGCATTGTCACGGATGAGCAGCGTGGAGGCCTCCTCGTGTTTCTCCCTCAGCTGCTCTTCAAGTCGACCCACCAGGCTCAGCTGCTCtcgttcctgctcctccagacGACGGTGTTGAGCCTCCAGATGGAGCTTTTGCTCCTCGCGTTCCCGCTTCAGTCTCTCCAGCTCTCGGTAGatctctgtctgctctgtggCGTCCTGCCACCGCCGCTGCTCCTCGTCCACCTTCCCCTCTTGCTGCCAGTGATGCTGTTGGAGCCTAGGCCCCAGAATCTCCAGGCAGCGCTCTTTCTCAAAGCGCTCCTTCTCAGCCAGGAAGTCTCGAAGGCGACTCTCGATATCCTGACTGCGGCGGCGGAGGCTCTCTTCCTGACGTAGGATacgctgctgcacctgctcagaCTCCTTTCGCTGACTCTCAACCTCCTGCTGGAGGCGCTCCAGATCTGCCTTTTCACTCTGATGTTTGGCCTCCATCTCCTTAATGAGCCTCCTGTGCAAACATCTCACTCAGTTACAGGAGAACATTTAGATCAACTTTAATATTAAACAAGTGGCTGAAACAGCCCCAAAGTGAAGGTGAGaagaaatatttaaaaggtcAGAAAAGACAGGTTCATTTAGATCAGCCCAGGAGATTAAAGCTAAGAAACAGGAAGGACATCTTAAAGGCTCTTCTCAGTTTGTTTCTGATGCAGCTGTGGATGGGGTTTGATATTTCCAGGATAAAATAAACAGGATCAGTCCGGATCTTCTGTTACCTTTTGAactccagcttctccagctcttcaCGCTGCTGCCTCTCAAACTccagcctgcaaacacaaaaagCACCTTCAACTCCAGAGGAGTGAGACTCATCAGCAATGTTTAACAccaccagaggagagacggacAAAAACATGTGACATCACGTCTTCACTGTTGGACATCAATGGAGGTCAAAGCAACGAGCTGGCGTGCAAAATACAACACAACAGACAGATGGTGTAACAATGCTGCAGTCATTGTTAGCAGGGTTCATCTGGTCGAGTCAACATGTCTCACAACGGGACAGTTAGATGGGAAGTGGATGGCTGAGTCTACCTGAGGAGGACGGAGCCTTTCCCACTGAAGAGACTGTCAACAAAACAGGGTTGAAACTGTTAGTGACAAACCTCACAGCCAGTCACCACAGCTGCCGCTTGCTCGCCAGTGTTACGTCATTTCACACATTCAGGGCAAAGAGGCAGCCTGATGGTGGCGCTGTAGCTGACAGTTCACAGGCTTTCTCACACAGCTGAGAGAGAATTAAGCGGCAGATGTGACAACTTTGCGGCAAGATCTGATGATTCTGAAGAAGGGAACACTTCAGCTGAGAGGACgtgaaggcagcagaggaggaaagtaTTGTGCAGGCAGAACCACTGCCGTCTGCTACAAAGAGTGTAATGGTGAAATCTACCAGATGCATGAGGACATCTTTGAAGAGTGACCTGGCTGACATGTCCTGATTGGTTTCCTGTCCTCATGATGCTTGCTGGaggaaaagctgctgtttgaaaTCAATAAGTGGAAATTCCTTTAGAAGGTTGGCGTTTCTGTGTTCGCCTCACCCGGGGTTGTAGAGCATGACTGTGGACAGGTTCTCGCAGGACTGGGACAGGTCGGTCATGGACAGGCTGAAGGAGGACAGGAGACCGCTCTGAGGAGGACACACATGGTAAAGCACAGCTCTCAGCAGgtacagcagcaggaagaagcagacCCACCTTCCGTTTCTCCCGCAGTTTTGCTGCTTCCTTGGGATGGTTGAAGCGAAACATGTTGGTTCTGCCCAGTAAAATGACGGCACCTACACAGCCAGGTTTTTAAGATACGAAGCACCCTTTGACTAACAGAAATTGACTTCTCACCTTGGTTGAGCTGTGACGGTTCGGTCACCAGAACCCCGTTGACTGAACACTGAGCGCCGCTGAAGGGCGCCAGCGTCACCGTCCCATTCTTGTTCTCAAACATGCAGTGTTCGCTCTCCAGGTCCAGACCGTGCAGGACTACAGAGAGCAGAGGTCACCGGTGAGGGGTACAGGAGCAGCCACTCTGGAGCGTGCGGATGTTGCAGTTCCTAGAACCCTCCACCTGTCCAGCGGTATCAGCAGGACCACACTCACCAATGTCCTGTTCCGTGGATGCGTCCTCTCTGCCCACATACGTCCGTCCTTCCTGAGTCGGAAGCAGAAAACTGTAAGTTTCTGTCAGACCACTCAAACATATTTGGATCAGCTTTGTTGACTCGATAAACACCAATTTAACCCAAAGAGGAGGTGTGTCAGCTGACCTTTAAGTGATACAGGATGATGCCGGTGCTCAGTAGGTCATCATCGATTCCGATGAGGTGTGGCAGCTCTGAGTCCAGCACCACGCCGATCCCCTCTTTCCTCAGAGCCagcgtctcctcctgcacacGGGTTGAATGGAGAGTTTAACAGGTGAAAACCAATCACAccttcagtagcagcagctgagaAACCTGTCTGACCTTCAGGATGTTCTGCGTCTCATTCCACTTGTTAGTCCACTCTTTGGtcagctccagaacctgcagacaGCCTCAAAATCAGAACATTTCTGCCAACATCACAACAGTAGACCCAGTCACATGAGAGGACGTTTGACAGCCTACAGGAGGGGCAAAGCTGCGTTCTTCGGCTCTGAACTAGTCATTGGACTTTGGCTCCTCCCATCGATTGTCAGTTTGctacagtcccccccccccagcagaatCTCTAACACGGACTAAGAGACTGGACTCACTCTGGCTTCGTTCTGGTGCAGTTTCTCTTCCATGCTCAGAGCCGTGGGTGAATCCAGAAGAGCaatctgacaaaaacaaagtcaGGAGGTTCAGCAAAGAAATCTGAAATACACACTTCACCAGCAGCATTTTACAAATTTGCTTCCTCTGCATTAATTGTAACGGGACCATTTACTTCAGAAACATATTCGTAATCTTGTTCTTTACTGGCGTTTCACAATTGTGAAACTGTTCCTGCATTCTGGCAAACAAATGTTcaaaaacttgtttttcagtCCTGGCTGAAAGTGACTGTCACATCACACTGACCTGGTTGCCCTGAACTAGCAGAGCCTTCAGCCTGGCGATTTCAGCCCGAAGCTCTCGGATTAAGCGGACATTGCTGTCCTCGTTGATCGTGGGCTTGTTAATGATGTTCTTGGCTCGATTGGCGTAGCGAAGAGTGCTGAGCGTCTCACCATAGTTCACGTCAGCAGGGGAAATGGCTGAAACGAGTTTTACGCAGGATCAGTTTTGCTGCTACTCTCTCACATTTCTGAACATATGTTTGCTCACTGGCAATCATGATGGTCTTGGAGTTGCCCCCCAAACTGTCCTTCAGCAGCCACGTCAGCACTGAGTCTCTGTACGGAACAAACACTGACTTCTTCTGATTGGAGTTGACGCCATCTGATGACATGTCAGctggagagaaacaggaagtacaaCCATCATTACAATTGGACGCGCAGGTTTAAAACAGACATTCTGGTCTGCTGCCTGACCCAGCGATGAGATGACATTGCCCAGGGTGACCAGCGACTTGTTGATGTTCCCGCCCTCCTTCAGGCGGACGCCTGTGGCTCCTGTGGCGTCGGCTCGCTCGCTGCCGGCCAGATCAACCAGGTGGATCTTACTGACTGTCTCGCTGGGCATCTCGGCGTCAAACTTAGCCTGTAACAGACAGAAACCCAAAGGTGCCACCAGAGCTTCTCATCAGGGGGAGCAACATGTTTGCTCTCCTAGCAAACAGGATGGTCGTTCTTCCAATTACCAACAAAACAATTAATTTGAGAAGGCACCTGTGTGAAGTTGATGGTAAAGATGGCGTGTGAGCGGCTGCTGACGTCGTTCATGCCAGTGCTGGCTGTAGTGCGGTTGATGTTTCCTGCCTCCATCAGATCTTCCACATCGCTGTAGTTCTGGACCAGATGTTTGGACAAATCTGAAGTTCAGAAGGAGACCAGGTGAAAAAACCGAAGGTCCTCAGCTTAATGGTGCTCAGCCTGAGCTCAGCCTTACCTTCCACATACGGTCCATCTTTGGGATGTTCACGAACCCGAAGATTGTATGTCTGTGTGGATTTCCTCCTCAGTAGATCCCTCACCCTCTCATTGTAGATCTCCAGGTAACTAAAAACCATCAGTTGCATCAGTTGGATCAACCGTTTCATTTAGTGTTTTGGCAGCAGTGAAGGTAAAGACTCTAAATATCCCAACAACTGCAGCCTTACCTCACTTCAGTACGAAACGAAGCTGCGTCCCATCGAGTGGCCTCAGCAATTCGGCCGAACAGACCTTCGCAGAACCTCGGAATAAGACCAGCATCACCCTGAAAATGGACCTTTTGTCAAAGTTGATGCTTCGACCacatattgatgatgatgatgacgatacTATTACTAATTCCTTCTTGGTAATCAGTCTAAATAACACTGCTCGATAGATCAGTTGGACCATCCCGATAATCTAAAAACTCACTTCAGAGTTCAGAACCCACCGGAACACCCATCATGGTGTAGGACTTCCCAGAGCCGGTCTGGCCATAGGCAAACACACAGGCATTGTACCCCTCAAATGCCGCCTTCAGCACATCCAAACCCAAATCTTTGAAAACctgaagataaaaacatttgtTCAGTTTTGCTCTGACCTGGTCACCACGGTGAGCTCAAAATGACCTGATAACGGTTGTCAACTCTGCTCAGGTTCATTTATCAAAGAGGCACAAACACATAAAACTCTCTAACTACAGCAGAACTGGTTGCAGGACCACTGTGGTCTGCAGGACCGTCTACCACTAACGTCCCTCAGCTGGACTCAAACGCTTGTTTACCTTCTCCTGCGAGACGAAGGCAGAGATCTTACAGTCCGAGGAATCGTAGGAGAAGTCGTATGTGAAGGTTTtgactctgtctctcatggactcgcCCGTGATACTCTCAAGGCTCTTTGGGAAACAGACAAATTTAGGAGGATGACTGACCGACTGCACgcacctgcgtgtgtgtttggaaggGGGTACCTTCATGTTGGTGATGGAGGTTTTGTTTCCCTCCATCTTGACAATGGATGTGGCAGTCAGATCCTTTTCcctgaaaataaacatcaaTATTCTCATTTGTGTTCGTCTGGTTGATATTGCTAAAGATAAATGTCAAATGTCGACATGAAAACACAAGTGTTAAACATGTCtatgtaaattctcagtcatccaggtcattgtatccaaggtagttttctctgtcaactggactgggctTCTATccagccttctggatagaaggcgaaacgtcttcaagagaagaaacccagtccagttgacagagaaaactaccttggaagtGTTAAACATCAACAAAAACACCTAAATTCCTCTAGGAAGGTGTAGTTGTATTTGCAGATCTTGGGTGTCCTGCGATGAAGGACCGTTTCCCAGCTGCTACTCCTGTTTAatcttctcctccaccctgtTTGTTCAGCTACATCCTTCATCAGACTCAGTCCTCAACAACAGACTCAGACCGTTCAGTCCCCAACAAAGACGTTCGTTATGACAGAAATCCCTTTCTATTCAGACTTTTGAACACGTCCTTTTCACCTTTGGACTTCAATCAATATTTTACTATATCGTTCTTCGCTAAATAATACGAATTAATTCACAGCCAACGGTTTGTACCCTTATAGACTGACTAGCTGAAACTTCTTGTGCCGAACTCACCGCCTGTTCATGGGTCTGACCCGGACAGCCACCCGGACCGAAGCCATCGCGCATCCCGCTGTACTTGATCCACTTAGGTCGGTCCGCCTCGAAGCGAAAGGCTGCTTTTTAACAGCAAAGAGAGCTAACAGGTTAGCGTCAACCTCTGGATAGACCCGTTGCCTTCtaaaggggggggaaaaaatcacaaaaataacCAGAACAACTGCGCGTCAATAGGACAAGCGGTGACGCTGACGGGCAGAAACAGAAAGTATCGCTGCCTGATGGTTTCGCAGCCCTGTCAGAGAGAGGCTCTCGTGAGCCTGTAGCctattagcctgttagctgagCCCGGTTTATCATGAAAGGACGCGAATATCAGCTGATGAAAACATTGAATCTCTACGGAAGCCTGCACACAAAGCTATTGCACAACAATTAACAGACTAGTTTGCAAAAAAGCTGACGTTGTATGTAATCGTTTAACGTGAACCTACTTGAGCAATGCAAGAAAAGTCTATAGTAACGCAAATGTGAATGATCTTTTAAATGTTACTCGTGTTCACACTGTTGTTGTCAGTCTTGCATGGAAACTCATGGTTgctgatgcttttattgtgaagtctgcatttttttccttcaagTGATCAAACAACACGTTTAAGGATCAAAGGGTCGAATGGGGCTTTGATCTTCAATGATCAAAGGTAGACGTTTTGTTTCGGAGCAACATAGGGGATTAAAATGCTACATTATAATGAGGCTGTTATATTACTCTACACACCCATGCTACTGATTaagtttttttccatttcagtgtCTCTGATTCTAGGTTAGCAGCCCTGGAGGGGCACAAGGTCAACATTGATAGGTGGTGGTTGCCAAGGGGACTTTTGATGGTCATTCATTGGCCTTCAAGCAGCAGAAGCAATGCACATTGCCCCTCTACTGATGGAGCTCCACTGCTAACCTGGAGCTGCTCACATCAAGTTTGTACCTTTTTCTGACCTACAGATTGCCAACTGGATCTGCTCCCTTTTTCTGGAACAGTCTTGGAGTCCATCTACCCCTTATCTACTGCATTCCTCACATGAGGGTCGTCTGGAAAATCCGCCTAT is a window from the Takifugu rubripes chromosome 17, fTakRub1.2, whole genome shotgun sequence genome containing:
- the kif16ba gene encoding kinesin-like protein KIF16B isoform X4, translated to MASVRVAVRVRPMNRREKDLTATSIVKMEGNKTSITNMKSLESITGESMRDRVKTFTYDFSYDSSDCKISAFVSQEKVFKDLGLDVLKAAFEGYNACVFAYGQTGSGKSYTMMGVPGDAGLIPRFCEGLFGRIAEATRWDAASFRTEVSYLEIYNERVRDLLRRKSTQTYNLRVREHPKDGPYVEDLSKHLVQNYSDVEDLMEAGNINRTTASTGMNDVSSRSHAIFTINFTQAKFDAEMPSETVSKIHLVDLAGSERADATGATGVRLKEGGNINKSLVTLGNVISSLADMSSDGVNSNQKKSVFVPYRDSVLTWLLKDSLGGNSKTIMIATISPADVNYGETLSTLRYANRAKNIINKPTINEDSNVRLIRELRAEIARLKALLVQGNQIALLDSPTALSMEEKLHQNEARVLELTKEWTNKWNETQNILKEETLALRKEGIGVVLDSELPHLIGIDDDLLSTGIILYHLKEGRTYVGREDASTEQDIVLHGLDLESEHCMFENKNGTVTLAPFSGAQCSVNGVLVTEPSQLNQGAVILLGRTNMFRFNHPKEAAKLREKRKSGLLSSFSLSMTDLSQSCENLSTVMLYNPGLFSGKGSVLLRLEFERQQREELEKLEFKRRLIKEMEAKHQSEKADLERLQQEVESQRKESEQVQQRILRQEESLRRRSQDIESRLRDFLAEKERFEKERCLEILGPRLQQHHWQQEGKVDEEQRRWQDATEQTEIYRELERLKREREEQKLHLEAQHRRLEEQEREQLSLVGRLEEQLREKHEEASTLLIRDNAHRLEEEHQALAEIREALLRAKEAGERLGPQDGSKLAKSAQDRYSNFKEAQVKELGQLEMELLQQRERLEKEAGVEHNTLLLLNCSLRERQQQDREETQGVAALCLEEQLLKQAEHKLQFKERQLSRIVGLLPALTEEKQRAMETLERSGGVDSGNPPGLNNTLYQVEKELEDQEEKLKLHRHSAQQLQQLQETYEFTANVARQEEKVRRKEKEILESKEKQQREAMEQAVARLERRHSALRRSISLEPEDEELRQRSCRNLKTSTELDQQRVEQEIQKLKRRISEGEETRSHSGGSDEKISPVHLHSLSPLLPPLSDDSRIKAYIEEEVQRRLRNINLMNGCSSTLDPSMSCQSLGDEEKLLNLNPRRHKYEHLISRSLGTSATLWEPVRISVPRYFLRGQGKDEHFEFEVKITVHNDTWTVFRRYSRFREMHRSLKLKYPELAALEFPPKKLFGNRDERMVAERRNHLERYLRNLFQVMLLSSDSPLRPDGGLQLTKWDVCVRYNPAAVIKAYPKPAIRRHTAATIGRAGRNLVRAKQKL